The Vannielia litorea genome segment GTCCTGCTTTTTGATCGGGCCGGTGAAGGGGTGATACTCACCCGAGGCGATGGACGCCTGGAGCGCCTCGGCCTCAGCCTTCACCTCGGCGGGCACCTTGTCGGTGATCTCGCCGATGCCGACCATGCCCGGGCCGATGCCGTCCCAAGTGTTGGTCGACTCCCAGGTGCCATCCATCACCGCCTTGGTGCGGGCGATGTAGTAGGGCGCCCAGTTGTCGATGATCGACGACACGCGCGGGCCATCCTTGTACTCGGCCATGTCAGACGCCTGCCCGAAGCCGATCACGTTGCCCGCCTCGGCGGCCGCGGCGAGCGGGGCGGTGGAGTCGGTGTGCTGCAGGATCACGTCGGCGCCCTGCTCGATCAGCACCTTGGCGGCGTCGGCCTCTTTCGCCGGGTTGAACCACTCGTAGACCCAGACGATCTTGAACTGCACGTCGGGGTTGACCTTTTTCGCGTGGATGTAGGCGGAGTTGATGCCGCGCACCACCTCAGGGATCGGCACCGAGCCGATGTAGCCGATCACGTTGCTCTCGGTCATGTGGCCCGCGATGGTGCCCTGCACCGCGCGGCCCTCGTAGAAGCGGGCGGAATAGACCGAGACGTTGGGCGCGGTCTTGTAGCCGGTAGCGTGCTCGAACTTCACATCCGGGAACTTGGCGGCCACGTTGATGGTGGGGTCCATGTAGCCGAAGGAGGTGGTGAAGATCAGGTCGGCGCCGTCGAGGGCCATCTGGGTGATGACGCGCTCGGCATCGGGGCCTTCGGGCACGTTCTCGACATAGACGGTTTCGACCGCGTCGCCGAACTCGGCCTCGACGGCCTTGCGGCCCTGATCGTGCTCATAGGTCCAGCCGCCGTCGCCGACCGGGCCGACGTAGACAAAGCCGACCTTGGTTTTGTCCTGGGCCAGCGCGGGCGTGGCGGCGAGCGCCAGCGCGGCGACGGCGCCTTTGAGGAGGGTTCTTTTTTTCATGTGGATTGCTCCCTGTTGAGTGGTTGGTGGATGCCCCGGGCTTGTCTCACCCGGTGGCGTGGAAGGTCCGGCCCAGCGAGGCGGGCGCGCCGAGCGCCCCGCGGCTGCGGCCGGAAGACATGATCACCAGCACGATGATGGTGATGATGTAGGGGGACATCGAGAGATACTCGACCGGTACCTTGAGGCCCGCGGCCTGTAGGTTGAGTTGCAGCACGGTGATGCCGCCGAAGAGATAGGCCCCGATCAGCACACGCCACGGCTTCCAAGAGGCGAAAACAACGAGGGCGAGGGCGATCCAGCCTGCGCCGGAGGTCATGCCCTCGGTCCATTGCGGC includes the following:
- a CDS encoding BMP family ABC transporter substrate-binding protein is translated as MKKRTLLKGAVAALALAATPALAQDKTKVGFVYVGPVGDGGWTYEHDQGRKAVEAEFGDAVETVYVENVPEGPDAERVITQMALDGADLIFTTSFGYMDPTINVAAKFPDVKFEHATGYKTAPNVSVYSARFYEGRAVQGTIAGHMTESNVIGYIGSVPIPEVVRGINSAYIHAKKVNPDVQFKIVWVYEWFNPAKEADAAKVLIEQGADVILQHTDSTAPLAAAAEAGNVIGFGQASDMAEYKDGPRVSSIIDNWAPYYIARTKAVMDGTWESTNTWDGIGPGMVGIGEITDKVPAEVKAEAEALQASIASGEYHPFTGPIKKQDGSDWLAEGETADDGTLAGMNFYVEGLEGEIPQ